Sequence from the Enhydrobacter sp. genome:
TCGCGGAACTGGTAGAGGATGGCGGCGGTCGGCGCGTTCACCGTGGCGACGGGCAGTGGCAGGCGGATGATCGGCCGATCGGACTCCTCGATCGCCACGATCTCGGGCGAGCCGTCGCGGAACAGCTCATGGCAACCGATGCGGTAGGCCGCTGCCACCTCGCCGGGATTGGGCACGATCTCGACCACGCCCGGCAGCCACACCACGACGGGCGCGATGAGATAGCCCGAGCGCGTCGGATAATCGTCGAGCGTGCCCAGCACGTCGTCCGTCGAGGCGAGCACGCCCAGCTCTTCGTGCAGTTCGCGCAGCGCGGTCTGCTCGATCGTCTCGCCCGCATCGACGCGGCCGCCCGGCAGCGCCCATTGCCCACCATGCGCGCGCAGGCGGGGCGTGCGCTTGGTGATCACGAACGCCGCCTGACCTCGGCCGCCCTCGGCGGCGATCACGGGCACGACGACGGCGGCATGCTTGAGCGAACCCGGATCGGGCCGGCGGCGCACCTCGAAGCGGCGGAGATTGGCCGCGATGACAGAGC
This genomic interval carries:
- a CDS encoding CoA pyrophosphatase — protein: MTDFRFDEDLRSVIAANLRRFEVRRRPDPGSLKHAAVVVPVIAAEGGRGQAAFVITKRTPRLRAHGGQWALPGGRVDAGETIEQTALRELHEELGVLASTDDVLGTLDDYPTRSGYLIAPVVVWLPGVVEIVPNPGEVAAAYRIGCHELFRDGSPEIVAIEESDRPIIRLPLPVATVNAPTAAILYQFREVALAGRDTRVDHYEQPVFAWR